The Desulfosporosinus acidiphilus SJ4 genome has a window encoding:
- a CDS encoding class I adenylate-forming enzyme family protein — protein sequence MPITELLSRNAQLYGKELCLKEINLDLQERHNVTWREYELIENSPLGEYRREMTWGIFEEKANRLANLLLKRGIKKGDKVAILLMNCLEWLPIYFGILKTGAVVVPLNFRYTAEEIKYCLDLSEAVVLIFGPEFIGRVETIYDQIPRVKTLFFAGEDRPSFAENYDRLTANCSSEAPEIVLKDDDDAVVYFSSGTTGFPKAILHNHRSLISACYTELEHHKQTREDNFLLIPPLYHTGAKMHWFGSLLSGSKAVILRGVKPDWILKTVSEEKITIVWLLVPWVQDILDSIDRGEIRLEDYEISQWRLMHIGAQPVPPSLIRRWKKLFPNHLYDTNYGLSESIGPGCVHLGVENIHKVAAIGIPGHNWEVKITDENGCDVVQGQVGELVVKGPGVMKCYYNDPEATAAALQNGWLFTGDMARMDEEGFIYLVDRKKDVIISGGENIYPVQIEDFLRTHQAIKDVGVIGLPHQRLGEIAVAIIELKSGCQCSEEEILSFCVPLPRYKRPRKVIFDQVPRNPTGKIEKPRLRDKYGASSIVAIQTER from the coding sequence ATGCCCATTACAGAACTTCTATCGCGCAATGCTCAGTTGTATGGAAAGGAACTGTGTCTTAAGGAAATTAATCTGGATTTGCAAGAACGTCACAATGTCACTTGGCGTGAGTATGAATTGATTGAAAATAGCCCGTTGGGCGAATATCGTCGTGAAATGACTTGGGGAATTTTTGAAGAGAAAGCAAATCGGTTGGCCAATCTTCTGTTAAAGAGGGGAATAAAAAAAGGAGACAAGGTTGCTATTTTGCTCATGAATTGCCTGGAGTGGCTGCCCATATATTTTGGAATACTGAAAACTGGAGCTGTCGTAGTACCGTTAAACTTTCGCTACACGGCTGAGGAAATTAAATACTGTCTCGACTTGTCCGAAGCCGTTGTTTTAATTTTTGGTCCTGAATTTATCGGGCGGGTAGAAACGATTTACGACCAGATACCCAGAGTGAAAACATTGTTTTTTGCTGGAGAAGACCGTCCTTCCTTTGCCGAAAATTATGACCGCCTGACTGCTAATTGTTCCTCTGAAGCACCGGAGATCGTTCTTAAGGACGATGATGATGCCGTAGTCTACTTCTCGTCGGGGACAACTGGGTTTCCCAAAGCTATTCTGCATAATCACCGCAGCCTGATTTCCGCATGTTATACGGAATTAGAGCATCATAAGCAAACTAGGGAAGATAATTTTTTGTTGATTCCTCCGCTTTATCATACCGGTGCCAAGATGCACTGGTTTGGAAGTTTGCTCTCCGGAAGCAAAGCCGTAATCTTGCGCGGAGTAAAGCCTGATTGGATCCTTAAAACGGTATCAGAGGAAAAAATTACGATTGTCTGGCTTTTGGTTCCCTGGGTTCAAGATATTCTCGATTCCATCGACAGAGGAGAGATTAGGCTGGAAGATTATGAAATCAGCCAGTGGCGATTAATGCATATCGGTGCACAGCCGGTTCCGCCTAGCTTAATTCGTCGTTGGAAGAAGCTGTTTCCCAATCATCTCTATGATACAAATTACGGTTTAAGCGAATCCATCGGTCCGGGCTGTGTCCATTTGGGCGTGGAAAACATCCATAAAGTTGCTGCTATTGGAATACCTGGCCATAATTGGGAGGTCAAGATAACTGACGAGAATGGATGTGATGTAGTTCAGGGCCAGGTAGGCGAATTAGTGGTCAAAGGCCCGGGTGTTATGAAATGTTACTACAATGATCCTGAAGCAACAGCAGCTGCCCTCCAAAATGGCTGGCTGTTTACAGGAGATATGGCTCGGATGGACGAAGAGGGATTTATCTATTTGGTTGACCGCAAAAAAGACGTGATTATCAGCGGCGGAGAGAATATCTACCCTGTTCAAATTGAAGATTTTCTTCGTACTCATCAAGCCATCAAGGATGTTGGGGTGATTGGGTTGCCCCATCAGCGTTTGGGCGAAATTGCTGTAGCGATCATCGAACTTAAATCGGGATGTCAGTGCAGTGAAGAAGAAATATTATCGTTCTGTGTTCCGTTGCCGCGTTACAAACGTCCGCGCAAAGTTATTTTTGACCAAGTTCCCAGAAACCCCACAGGTAAGATTGAAAAACCGCGTCTGAGGGACAAATATGGCGCCTCAAGCATCGTGGCTATTCAGACGGAGAGATAA
- a CDS encoding GntR family transcriptional regulator: MDIVITERLPYESTREYVYRCLKENIMNLRLFPGSALSEKDISVLLNVSRTPVREAFIQLESEYLLDILPQKGTRVSLLDVENVEESFFLRETVEKEVFYLAVKEFPSDKLFELQSNITLQELCVEEENYLKFFELDEALHRCIFEGCKKGRIWSLIQQISTHYNRVRMLNVAAKHDWPELLSQHKKLVQAIKEKNTSLGTSTVEKHLNKIRIDIKDLLVEFRHYFV; this comes from the coding sequence ATGGATATCGTTATAACGGAACGATTGCCTTACGAGTCAACCCGTGAATATGTTTATCGATGTTTGAAAGAAAATATCATGAATTTAAGGTTATTTCCAGGTAGTGCCTTATCAGAAAAAGATATTTCAGTGTTGTTAAATGTAAGCAGAACCCCTGTCCGGGAAGCTTTTATTCAGCTGGAAAGCGAATATTTGTTGGATATATTACCTCAGAAGGGAACTAGGGTCTCTTTATTAGACGTCGAGAATGTTGAAGAGTCATTTTTCTTACGTGAAACAGTTGAGAAAGAAGTCTTCTATTTAGCGGTTAAAGAATTCCCTTCTGATAAGTTATTTGAGCTTCAATCCAATATAACTCTCCAAGAATTATGTGTTGAAGAAGAAAATTATTTAAAGTTTTTTGAACTTGATGAAGCATTGCACAGATGTATCTTTGAAGGGTGTAAGAAAGGGCGTATTTGGTCACTTATCCAACAAATCAGTACCCATTATAATCGAGTAAGAATGTTAAATGTTGCAGCTAAACATGATTGGCCTGAGCTTTTATCACAACATAAAAAATTAGTTCAAGCCATCAAAGAAAAAAATACATCACTGGGTACCAGTACTGTAGAGAAACATTTAAATAAGATTCGAATCGATATTAAAGATTTACTTGTTGAATTTCGTCATTATTTTGTTTAA
- the uxuA gene encoding mannonate dehydratase, translating into MKMSFRWYGNKHDSVSLPYIKQIPGMKGVVTALFDIPVGDVWPLEEIMHVKQEIENYGLLFETIESVNVHEDIKLGLPSRDLYIENYNKTLRNLARAGIKVVCYNFMPVFDWTRTELAKELADGSTALSYDDRELRNLDPRVLVQEMEKGSNGFVLPGWEKERLTELKGLFEMYRDFDENRLFKNLQYFLEGVIPVAEECDIKMAIHPDDPPWSVFGLPRIITSKSNLDRLIHLVDSPYNGITLCTGSLGANPENNIPEIIRHFGKLGRIHFGHVRNIRIHQPGVFNEVAHKDENSSLDIYEIMKAFYEIGFTGPLRPDHGRMIWGEKGRPGYGLYDRAIGANYLLGLWDAISRGSCI; encoded by the coding sequence GTGAAAATGAGCTTTCGTTGGTATGGCAACAAACATGACAGTGTTTCTTTACCCTACATCAAGCAAATTCCTGGAATGAAAGGAGTCGTGACAGCTTTATTTGACATCCCAGTGGGAGACGTTTGGCCGTTAGAAGAAATTATGCACGTTAAGCAGGAGATCGAGAACTATGGCTTGCTTTTTGAAACCATTGAAAGTGTGAACGTCCACGAGGATATAAAATTAGGTTTGCCAAGCCGTGATCTCTATATCGAGAATTATAATAAGACACTGCGGAATCTTGCACGGGCAGGAATAAAAGTTGTTTGTTACAATTTCATGCCTGTATTTGACTGGACCCGCACAGAATTAGCCAAAGAACTTGCGGATGGATCAACTGCTCTATCCTATGATGATCGAGAGCTGCGAAATCTAGATCCGAGGGTTCTTGTTCAAGAGATGGAAAAAGGTTCAAATGGTTTTGTTCTGCCTGGCTGGGAGAAGGAACGATTAACAGAATTAAAAGGCCTCTTTGAAATGTATCGTGACTTTGATGAAAACAGGCTCTTTAAGAACCTGCAATATTTTCTTGAGGGAGTTATTCCTGTTGCTGAAGAGTGTGACATAAAAATGGCGATTCATCCGGATGATCCACCCTGGTCTGTTTTTGGCCTTCCCCGTATCATTACTTCAAAATCTAACTTGGATCGTCTTATTCATTTGGTGGATAGTCCTTATAATGGTATAACCCTTTGTACTGGATCATTAGGCGCTAATCCGGAAAATAATATACCCGAGATTATCCGCCATTTTGGCAAACTGGGAAGGATTCACTTTGGTCATGTGCGAAACATCCGAATTCATCAACCGGGTGTTTTTAATGAAGTGGCTCATAAGGATGAGAACTCTTCTCTTGATATTTATGAAATTATGAAAGCCTTTTATGAAATCGGCTTTACAGGGCCGCTTCGCCCGGATCACGGTCGTATGATTTGGGGCGAGAAGGGGAGACCTGGCTACGGACTATATGACAGGGCCATAGGAGCTAATTACTTGTTAGGGCTTTGGGATGCAATCTCCAGAGGAAGTTGTATCTGA
- a CDS encoding MFS transporter, producing the protein MFKKYRWTIVTMLFLSNAINYVDRSAMSVALPILSKKFALTPFASGLILSSFFVGYAIFNFVGGFLSDVVGPRKVMGYAMAVWSIFCALTAGAFNFISLFFIRIFFGFGERPLTSTTNKTMNNWIPLKERATAVGICNGGAPIGGALSAPIVAFISLKWGWQADFLVLGVLGMIWTLWWFNDHEDGILEQMKTLANVGLF; encoded by the coding sequence ATGTTTAAGAAATATCGCTGGACCATCGTCACGATGTTATTTTTGTCTAATGCTATCAATTATGTCGATAGATCGGCAATGTCCGTTGCCCTGCCTATTCTGTCCAAGAAATTCGCCTTGACGCCGTTTGCTTCGGGTCTAATCTTAAGCAGCTTTTTTGTCGGATATGCAATTTTTAATTTTGTGGGCGGCTTTTTATCAGATGTGGTTGGCCCAAGGAAAGTCATGGGTTACGCCATGGCAGTATGGTCTATCTTTTGTGCGCTGACAGCAGGGGCATTCAATTTTATTTCGCTCTTTTTTATTCGTATTTTCTTCGGCTTCGGTGAAAGGCCGCTTACCTCTACGACCAACAAAACAATGAATAACTGGATTCCGCTTAAGGAGAGGGCCACAGCTGTCGGCATATGTAATGGAGGGGCCCCTATTGGGGGAGCTCTATCGGCACCCATCGTTGCTTTTATCTCCTTGAAGTGGGGATGGCAAGCGGATTTCTTGGTTCTTGGCGTCTTAGGAATGATATGGACGTTATGGTGGTTTAACGATCATGAAGATGGTATATTAGAACAAATGAAGACCCTGGCCAATGTGGGACTGTTTTAA
- a CDS encoding mannitol dehydrogenase family protein encodes MLNLSRESIKNDKPWKESGIELPGFQYEDMVRATRDNPAWVHFGAGNIFRGFIAVLQQTLLNTGMADTGIAAVEAYDWEIIDQIYEPFDNLSLLSTMNIDGTLENKVVGSISEGLVGDPARPKDWARLIEIFKKPSLQMVSFTITEKGYSLKEMSGKYYSDVETDMQRGPAQPRHLMSKITSLAYARFKNAELPLAFVSMDNCSHNGEKLKSAVVTIAQKWAENSLVEKDFLSYLNDPAKVTFPWTMIDKITPRPSEAVQNALTSLGFTGTKILCTKKNTFIAPFVNAEGPQYLVIEDDFPNGRMPLERAGVFFADRQTVDKVEKMKVCTCLNPLHTALAVFGCLLGYTLIADEMKDKSLRRLVEKIGYQEGLPVVVDPGIINPEEFLREVLEQRLTNPYIPDAPQRIATDTSQKVGIRFGETIKAYQKHEDLEPTDLTYIPLVIAGWCRYLLGVDDAGKEMRLSPDPLLEPLRSFLDGIKLGDSDSVGGKLQPILSNKDLFGLNLYDVGLGEKIEGYFQEMVSGVDSVRLTLERYLV; translated from the coding sequence ATGCTCAACTTAAGCAGAGAAAGCATAAAGAACGACAAGCCATGGAAAGAATCAGGTATTGAATTACCAGGCTTTCAATATGAAGATATGGTTAGGGCAACGAGAGATAATCCAGCCTGGGTTCATTTTGGGGCGGGAAATATATTCCGTGGATTTATCGCTGTACTTCAGCAAACACTTCTTAATACGGGAATGGCAGATACCGGGATTGCAGCCGTTGAGGCGTATGATTGGGAGATTATTGATCAAATTTACGAACCCTTTGACAATCTAAGTCTATTATCTACGATGAATATTGACGGGACCTTGGAGAATAAAGTGGTCGGCAGCATTAGTGAAGGGCTGGTGGGAGACCCGGCACGTCCTAAGGATTGGGCAAGACTGATAGAGATCTTCAAGAAACCTTCTCTGCAAATGGTCAGTTTTACAATTACCGAAAAAGGTTATAGCTTAAAGGAGATGTCCGGGAAATACTATTCCGACGTCGAGACGGATATGCAGCGTGGGCCGGCGCAGCCCCGTCACCTTATGTCTAAAATTACCTCTCTGGCTTATGCCCGTTTTAAAAACGCTGAGCTTCCTCTAGCCTTTGTGAGTATGGACAACTGTTCTCACAATGGGGAAAAACTTAAAAGCGCTGTGGTAACGATTGCTCAAAAATGGGCAGAGAATAGTCTGGTGGAAAAGGACTTCCTGTCCTATTTAAATGATCCGGCTAAAGTAACGTTTCCTTGGACGATGATTGATAAGATTACTCCAAGGCCTTCAGAAGCGGTGCAAAATGCTTTGACATCTTTGGGGTTTACCGGTACCAAAATCCTCTGTACTAAGAAAAATACCTTTATCGCTCCTTTTGTCAACGCCGAAGGGCCACAGTACTTGGTGATTGAAGATGATTTTCCCAACGGTCGCATGCCTCTTGAACGCGCAGGGGTGTTCTTTGCGGACAGACAGACGGTGGATAAGGTCGAAAAAATGAAGGTCTGCACCTGCTTAAATCCTCTGCATACGGCTCTGGCGGTATTTGGCTGTCTCTTAGGATATACTCTCATTGCCGACGAGATGAAGGACAAGAGTCTTCGCCGTTTGGTTGAAAAGATTGGGTATCAAGAAGGACTGCCTGTAGTCGTGGACCCGGGTATCATAAATCCGGAGGAATTTCTTCGTGAGGTCTTAGAACAACGGTTGACAAACCCTTATATTCCTGATGCTCCCCAAAGAATTGCGACGGATACCTCACAGAAAGTGGGTATAAGGTTCGGAGAGACAATTAAAGCTTACCAAAAGCATGAGGATCTGGAGCCTACTGATCTCACCTATATCCCTTTAGTGATTGCCGGATGGTGCCGCTACTTGTTGGGAGTGGATGATGCGGGAAAGGAAATGAGATTGAGCCCCGATCCTCTGTTGGAACCGCTGCGTTCTTTTCTGGACGGTATAAAACTTGGGGATTCTGATTCTGTAGGTGGTAAATTGCAGCCAATATTGTCTAATAAAGATTTATTTGGTCTGAATTTATATGATGTGGGACTGGGAGAAAAAATCGAAGGCTATTTTCAAGAGATGGTTTCAGGTGTTGATTCTGTAAGATTAACCTTAGAGAGATACTTGGTTTAA
- a CDS encoding PfkB family carbohydrate kinase: MDVVSFGESMVVFSPEVSGPLRHVNRFSKSLGGAESNVMIALARLGRAVGWFSKVGDDEFGKFIGEKRRLER, from the coding sequence ATGGATGTTGTTAGCTTCGGCGAATCCATGGTTGTATTTAGTCCGGAAGTTTCTGGGCCTTTACGCCATGTCAATCGCTTCAGCAAATCTTTAGGCGGGGCCGAGTCAAATGTTATGATCGCTCTTGCCAGGCTTGGCCGTGCCGTCGGTTGGTTTTCTAAAGTAGGCGACGATGAATTTGGAAAGTTCATAGGCGAAAAACGGAGGCTTGAAAGATAA
- a CDS encoding DUF3916 domain-containing protein, giving the protein MRSRKKVRGLKRKCKAMIRKIENYTFNIPQKNSRGYWHLHLPVAENFIDSTATPGSVRRLYIQKLIERIVYLINIREDNGTFSRIVAAISLPKLWDSQIIIFNSQEYFESFFETNYFEQGWVLLPSSRDFKTNWSLEIPRNLKVEGYKAAINSENYSHSGEIWFIGEL; this is encoded by the coding sequence ATGCGTTCAAGGAAGAAAGTTCGTGGGCTGAAAAGAAAATGTAAAGCAATGATCAGGAAGATTGAAAACTATACTTTTAATATTCCTCAGAAAAACAGCAGGGGGTATTGGCATTTACATTTACCGGTAGCGGAAAATTTTATCGACTCAACGGCAACTCCAGGCTCCGTCCGACGATTATATATTCAAAAACTTATAGAACGAATAGTATATCTCATTAATATTCGAGAGGATAATGGTACTTTCAGCCGAATTGTTGCTGCAATCAGCCTTCCTAAGTTATGGGATTCTCAGATAATTATATTCAATAGCCAAGAGTATTTCGAATCTTTTTTTGAGACAAATTACTTCGAACAAGGATGGGTATTGTTGCCATCATCCAGGGACTTTAAAACTAATTGGAGTTTAGAAATTCCCAGAAATCTAAAAGTTGAAGGTTACAAGGCAGCAATCAACTCTGAAAATTATAGTCATTCTGGAGAAATATGGTTTATAGGAGAACTCTAG
- a CDS encoding APC family permease, which translates to MASANGKLMWLKLRTLIFGYPLETQSAEHQKVGVFGGIPIFGSDVISSQGYAPDAILYVLILAGTAGYNASMKVTIAIVLLFMSILMLYRRTIQKYAQGGGSYTVANAYLGEKMGLLAGASLSVDYILTVAVSVSSSVENLTGVFSWFGVTSHKVLADCLIILFMTVVNLRGLKESARLFALPVYTYILSIFALVGYGLFKVFVFGVTPMHTQAIIAANTQTLTLFVFLKAMAAGTTALTGTEAVSNGVTAFKAPSQKRAIHTLFVLGFIVAAGLVGLVFLASKYHLIPSTDNTIINQLGLLIFGKTIMYYILMAGIAIILVIAANTPFVGLPILLSLMARDGYAPRYFKNLGDRLVYSAGIWTLSIISLILIIVFRGDTHSMLPLYAIGVFISFSLTGFGLAKHCLETKPKTFYSDLIIFLFGGIVSFLMFMIFLITKFTEGAWLVAIIIPLLMLFFNMVSNVYKREIKLIKPTMEDIETFNQEITRVRNRRSSVELSEYRSKIVVPVFDLNRIVLKALQYGYELSPQVSAIHIASDKERAEKLRRHWEKSNIQIELVIVESPYRATVQDLLHYVDELEKDPQFSTVTLVIPEFVPPKIWQNFLHNQTGQLMKLLLLLHKNILVTSVPYHPPLNE; encoded by the coding sequence ATGGCTTCGGCCAATGGTAAATTAATGTGGTTAAAATTAAGGACATTAATTTTTGGTTACCCTCTCGAAACCCAAAGTGCGGAACACCAAAAAGTGGGTGTCTTTGGAGGAATCCCTATATTTGGTTCGGACGTTATATCGTCACAGGGATATGCTCCTGATGCAATTCTCTACGTACTCATCTTAGCCGGTACAGCGGGGTATAATGCTTCGATGAAGGTTACCATTGCTATTGTACTGTTGTTCATGAGTATCTTAATGCTCTATCGACGTACCATTCAAAAGTACGCTCAAGGCGGAGGATCTTATACTGTTGCTAACGCTTATCTGGGAGAGAAAATGGGATTACTGGCCGGGGCCAGTCTAAGCGTTGATTATATTCTTACTGTGGCCGTTAGTGTTAGTTCATCAGTTGAGAATTTGACTGGAGTTTTTAGCTGGTTTGGGGTAACCTCGCACAAAGTACTTGCAGATTGTCTGATCATATTGTTTATGACTGTGGTCAACTTGCGCGGCCTGAAAGAGTCTGCCCGTTTATTTGCCTTACCGGTCTATACGTATATACTTAGCATTTTCGCACTTGTTGGATATGGCTTATTTAAGGTCTTTGTGTTTGGGGTAACTCCCATGCATACTCAGGCAATTATTGCTGCAAATACCCAAACTTTAACCCTGTTTGTCTTTTTGAAGGCTATGGCGGCGGGTACTACTGCCCTAACAGGCACGGAAGCAGTAAGCAATGGTGTAACGGCTTTTAAAGCGCCATCTCAGAAAAGAGCTATTCATACTTTATTCGTACTTGGATTCATCGTAGCCGCCGGGCTTGTTGGCTTAGTATTCCTAGCAAGTAAATACCATCTTATACCAAGCACTGATAATACAATTATTAATCAATTGGGTTTGTTAATTTTCGGCAAAACGATTATGTACTATATTCTCATGGCAGGGATCGCAATTATTCTTGTTATTGCCGCGAATACACCGTTTGTAGGTTTACCGATTCTTTTAAGTCTGATGGCTCGTGATGGATATGCCCCTCGCTATTTCAAAAATCTTGGTGACAGGCTGGTTTACAGTGCCGGAATTTGGACATTGAGCATTATAAGTCTCATCTTAATTATTGTGTTTCGCGGAGATACCCATAGCATGTTGCCCTTATATGCTATTGGAGTATTTATAAGTTTTTCTTTGACTGGTTTCGGCCTGGCCAAACATTGCCTTGAAACAAAACCTAAAACATTCTATTCGGATTTAATAATATTCTTGTTTGGCGGGATCGTATCGTTTTTAATGTTTATGATATTTTTAATTACAAAATTTACCGAAGGAGCCTGGCTGGTAGCTATTATTATTCCTTTACTGATGCTATTCTTTAACATGGTGTCAAATGTTTATAAGAGAGAAATTAAGCTTATTAAGCCTACTATGGAAGATATCGAAACTTTTAATCAAGAAATCACTAGGGTTAGGAATCGACGTTCTAGCGTTGAGCTTTCCGAATATCGAAGTAAAATAGTAGTCCCCGTTTTTGACTTGAATAGAATCGTCCTTAAGGCCCTGCAATATGGATATGAACTGAGTCCTCAAGTATCGGCCATTCACATTGCATCGGACAAAGAACGGGCGGAAAAACTGCGAAGACATTGGGAGAAAAGCAATATTCAAATCGAGTTAGTTATTGTGGAATCACCCTATAGGGCTACAGTCCAGGATTTATTACACTATGTTGATGAGCTTGAAAAAGATCCTCAATTTTCCACTGTTACCCTTGTGATTCCAGAATTTGTCCCGCCAAAAATATGGCAGAACTTCTTGCATAATCAAACCGGACAATTAATGAAACTACTGCTTCTCCTGCATAAAAATATTCTGGTTACAAGCGTACCATATCATCCGCCCCTCAATGAATAA
- a CDS encoding energy-coupling factor ABC transporter permease yields MHIEDGILSPLAWGSWYAVTTGFIIPGIKEINKKAKENLAYKPFLAMTGVAVFVISAMHLPVPVTGSCSHPCGTPLAAIIVGPLATAVISAIVLFFQAIFLGHGGITTIGANTFSMGIVGGISGYITWKLLRSLRSPLWLAAGAAGFVGDILTYLTSSFELALSLHGNVPLLKQWMIFFMGYGPTQLPLAIAEAVFTAAVLQVMVNRRPDLLPGIKLLPKTSREVKPNGSYQ; encoded by the coding sequence ATGCATATTGAAGATGGTATTCTCTCTCCCCTGGCCTGGGGTTCATGGTACGCCGTCACTACCGGATTTATTATCCCGGGAATAAAAGAAATTAATAAGAAGGCCAAAGAAAATTTAGCCTATAAGCCCTTTTTAGCTATGACTGGTGTGGCAGTCTTTGTGATTTCGGCAATGCACCTCCCAGTGCCGGTGACAGGTTCTTGTTCCCATCCATGCGGTACGCCTCTGGCGGCAATTATTGTGGGTCCCCTGGCAACCGCAGTAATTTCCGCAATCGTTCTCTTTTTTCAGGCTATTTTTTTGGGTCATGGTGGTATCACGACCATTGGTGCTAACACATTTTCAATGGGAATTGTCGGAGGTATTTCCGGCTACATAACTTGGAAACTTTTGCGTTCTTTACGAAGTCCTCTCTGGCTGGCTGCAGGGGCAGCAGGGTTTGTCGGTGACATATTGACTTACTTAACAAGTTCGTTTGAACTTGCCCTGAGTCTACATGGTAATGTACCGTTGCTTAAACAGTGGATGATCTTTTTTATGGGTTATGGTCCCACTCAATTGCCTTTGGCTATAGCTGAGGCTGTTTTTACAGCAGCAGTTCTTCAAGTGATGGTTAATCGCCGGCCTGATTTGCTGCCTGGGATTAAACTTCTTCCTAAAACAAGCCGGGAGGTGAAACCAAATGGCAGTTACCAGTAA
- the cbiQ gene encoding cobalt ECF transporter T component CbiQ: MELAVIDKIAAADSPMHRWDGRVKTILFLSAVIVSTTLNHWYLLAGLWLIALASFRTLNLPWRHLFIRLSIPFGIAWLVFLSLMFTNGRHDLFAVTLGPIRLTAYQEGLELGFLVVLRIMAAVTIGSILSFSTPMIEILETLRLCKVPNVMIDLAAMMYRYVFILTETSHNMRRAQLSRMGDSSSWLHQARDIGKVAGYILTNSLDRSIRIYKAMLSRGYNEDSTSASFFTTPISAADRQTGVLGGSLLAALVVFNIII; encoded by the coding sequence ATGGAATTAGCAGTTATAGATAAAATCGCTGCTGCCGATAGCCCTATGCATCGTTGGGATGGCCGCGTCAAAACAATCTTATTCTTAAGTGCTGTCATTGTCTCGACGACTCTTAATCATTGGTATCTGTTGGCCGGTCTTTGGCTTATCGCTTTAGCATCGTTTAGAACTCTGAATCTGCCCTGGCGTCATTTGTTCATCCGTCTCTCTATTCCATTTGGAATCGCTTGGCTCGTGTTTCTCAGTCTGATGTTCACCAATGGCAGACATGATTTATTTGCTGTTACTTTAGGTCCCATCAGACTGACTGCCTATCAGGAAGGGCTGGAACTAGGTTTTCTCGTTGTCTTGCGGATTATGGCCGCAGTGACAATTGGGAGTATTCTCTCCTTTAGTACTCCTATGATTGAGATCTTAGAAACGCTGCGTCTTTGTAAAGTTCCCAATGTGATGATAGATCTCGCGGCAATGATGTATCGCTATGTCTTTATCTTGACAGAAACCAGTCATAACATGAGAAGAGCACAACTAAGCAGGATGGGTGACAGTAGTTCATGGCTGCATCAGGCACGGGATATTGGTAAAGTGGCAGGGTATATTTTAACAAATTCCTTAGATCGCAGTATTCGAATTTATAAAGCAATGCTTTCCAGAGGGTACAACGAAGACAGCACAAGTGCCTCCTTTTTTACTACCCCCATTTCTGCGGCAGATAGGCAGACTGGAGTGTTGGGGGGCTCCTTATTAGCAGCCTTAGTAGTTTTTAACATAATTATTTAG
- a CDS encoding energy-coupling factor ABC transporter ATP-binding protein — MELIKASGVSYTYNDGNQALNNINLKVMKGERIAILGPNGAGKSTLFQLFNGLLLSTSGTVTIKDLPVQKENFPEIRRTIGMVFQDPDDQLFNSSVRQEIAYGLMNMHVSGQALENAIAWALEVVGMQGYENKSPHNLSGGEKKRIALASVLAMKPEVLVLDEPTAALDPRGVSKLIGLLNAINKDLGITLIFATHDVDIVPLLADRVYLLSKGEIILEGTTAEVFNHKEIIRGIDLRLPRVAHLAELLARDGKLSISDLPLTIGQAKSLLGNLCR; from the coding sequence ATGGAACTAATCAAGGCTTCGGGTGTGAGTTATACTTACAATGATGGAAACCAAGCACTTAATAACATTAATCTTAAAGTAATGAAGGGGGAAAGAATCGCCATCCTTGGACCGAATGGTGCCGGTAAGTCCACGCTTTTTCAACTTTTTAACGGACTCCTCTTATCCACTTCAGGCACTGTGACCATTAAAGATTTGCCGGTGCAAAAAGAGAATTTCCCGGAAATCCGGCGCACTATCGGTATGGTTTTCCAAGACCCTGATGATCAACTTTTTAATTCTTCGGTTCGTCAAGAAATAGCCTACGGCCTTATGAATATGCACGTTTCCGGGCAAGCCTTGGAAAATGCTATTGCTTGGGCGTTGGAAGTTGTCGGCATGCAAGGGTATGAGAATAAAAGTCCGCATAATTTAAGCGGCGGCGAGAAAAAGCGCATTGCCTTAGCAAGTGTATTAGCTATGAAACCGGAAGTTTTGGTATTGGATGAGCCGACCGCTGCCCTGGATCCACGCGGTGTAAGCAAGCTCATAGGGTTACTTAATGCAATAAATAAAGATTTGGGGATAACACTAATTTTTGCGACTCATGACGTTGACATTGTCCCCTTGCTTGCTGATCGTGTCTATCTGTTAAGCAAAGGGGAGATTATCTTGGAAGGCACTACCGCAGAGGTTTTTAATCATAAGGAGATTATTCGGGGAATTGACCTGAGATTGCCCAGGGTCGCCCATCTGGCAGAGCTTCTCGCCCGAGATGGAAAATTGAGTATTTCTGATCTTCCTTTAACTATTGGTCAGGCCAAGAGCCTTTTAGGTAATCTCTGCAGGTGA